The proteins below come from a single Plasmodium sp. gorilla clade G2 genome assembly, chromosome: 13 genomic window:
- a CDS encoding TBC domain protein, putative, producing the protein MKLDENNEKKNEEVEQKNISQRMKKLCSILNSPIIDINELKNILWGGISDEVPFMVRERCWKLALGYLPLNTDDTQKVLKKKRDEYENLKKQYYNKMKLSEDELKILRQIKVDIPRTKSCYNIFINKKIQQLSEHVLFIYSVRHPACGYVQGINDLITPFLVVFIRPIILKKEINSDDIDNMTDEDLKNVESDLYFCLSKLLEQIQDNYTFGQPGIQRAIIKVKEIVKRIDNSLFNHIYNNNIDFIQFSFRWVNCLLLREFPINISVRLLDTYISDISDIFTDFHPYICAVFLVHWSKNLQKMDFQQMLLFMQRFPTQNWKIQDIESILSEAFVLKNAFQSSPKHFS; encoded by the exons ATGAAAttagatgaaaataatgaaaagaaaaatgaagaagttgaacaaaaaaatatatctcaaaggatgaaaaaattatgttcTATATTGAATAGTCCCATTATAGATATAA atgaattaaaaaacatTTTGTGGGGTGGTATATCAGATGAAGTACCTTTTATGGTTAGAGAACGATGTTGGAAGCTAGCGCTTGGATATTTACCTTTGAATACTGATGATACTCAAAaggttttaaaaaagaaaagagatgaatatgaaaatttaaagaagcaatattataataaaatgaaattatcagaagatgaattaaaaatattacgaCAGATAAAAGTCGATATTCCAAGAACAAAAtcatgttataatatatttattaataaaaaaatacaacaaTTGAGTGAacatgttttatttatatattcggTTAGACATCCAGCATGTGGTTATGTTCAGGGTATTAATGATTTAATAACCCCATTTTTGGTTGTATTTATAAGaccaataatattaaaaaaagaaataaattctgatgatatagataatatGACAGATGAAGATTTAAAGAATGTTGAATCAGATTTATATTTCTGTCTATCTAAATTATTAGAACAAATACAAGATAATTATACATTTGGTCAACCAGGAATACAAAGAGCTATAATAAAAGTTAAAGAAATTGTTAAAAGAATTGataattcattatttaatcatatatataataataatattgattttATTCAATTTTCATTTAGATGGGTTAATTGTCTTTTACTAAGAGAATTTCCTATTAATATATCAGTTCGATTATTAGATACATATATTAGTGATATATCTGATATATTTACAGATTTTCatccatatatatgtgcagTTTTTTTAGTACATTGGTCAAAGAATCTACAAAAAATGGACTTTCAACAAATGCTATTATTTATGCAAAGATTTCCTACACAAAATTGGAAAATACAAGATATAGAATCTATTTTGTCAGAAGcttttgttttaaaaaatgccTTCCAGTCCTCACCCAAGCACTTCTCATAA